TGCCGTCGTGGGTGGCCTCGGTGCTGACAAGGTGGGTGGACTTGATCTCGGCGAACAGGTCGCGGTTGGCGGCGGTGAGTTGACGCAGGATGCCGGCGGCGTCGGCCTCGGCGAAGTTGAGGTTGTATTCGGGATTACGATACTCGTTGACGCCGATCACCAGCAGATGGAGTTGGGCGGGGCGTTCGGCGGCGGCGGCGCGGCGGAGGGCGGCTTCGGGCGGATGCAGGGTGACCTCGGACGGCAGAGACTCGAGTCCGCTGGTGGTGACGGCGACGAGGCGGAAGGTGTTGGCGGGGACGAGATCGAGGTCGAGTTCGATGTCCTGGTTGGCGCCGCGGGCGTAGGAAGGCGGCACGGTGGCGACGAGTTTGTCGTTTTGGAAGAGGCGGAGCTCGGCGATGTCCTCGACCTTGCTGTCGGCACGCAGCTGGAGCTGGGCGCGCAGGGCGTTGGCGGCCGTGATACGACCGGAGAGCGTGACGGTGGGCGGGAGGATGACATCGGCGAGCGGCGTGTCGTCGACTGGCAGACCGGCGAAGAGGCGGGTGAAGAGGTCGGGGGTGTAGGCCTGGCCCATGATTTGGGTGAGGCGCACGGGCACGAAACCGCGGAGCATCACGCCGTCGGCTTGGAGGGCGGGGGTGGCGTCGAAGAGGCCGCCGGGAGTGCGGAAAAGGTAGTCGGCACCGTCGTTGTAGAATTCGAGGAAACCGGCGATGCGGGGGCTCGAAGCCGTGGCGGAAAGGTCGATGAAGGCGAGGGTGCCGTTGGCGAGTTTGGCCACGAGGTGACGGCCGTCGCCGAGTTGGTGGACGGTGTGCACGGGGTTGGGCGTGGCGACGATTTGGGCGTGGGCGTCGTCGGCGGTGAGGTGGAGGAGCGCGAGGCCATGGGGAATGAGGAGCGCCACGCGGTCGGGCGCGACGTCGGGAATGACGGCGAGGGATGGGCCGGTGAGGTCGGTCGGTTCGAGTCCGGAGAGGGGGAGGGGTTGTGGGGGCGCGGATAGGTCGGCGGCGGAATAGACCAGGAGGTCGGCGGAGGTCAGATCGAGGAGGAGGATGCGGCCGTCCGGTGACCATTGAAGGAAGCGCACCTGGCCGTGGGGGAGGTTGAGCGTCGCAGAATCGGGGTCGTAGCCGTCGGTCAGGTAACGCTCGAGCGAGAGCAGACTGAGGGACGCGGGGGAGAAGACCTCGCCGGTGTCGTAGTCGGTGTCCTCCTCGATCTCGAGGCGCAGGAGTTGGGATTCGTCGGGCGAGAAGGCGTAAGTGACGGGTTGGTCGCGGGGGGAGGACGGTAGGTCGGCGGCGATCTCGGCTGCGCCAAAACGGTAGAGCGTGGCGAGCGTGGAGGTCTGGCGGATGAGCCAGGTGTGCGACGGCGAGAGGGTGAGGTTTTTTTCGTATTCCGGGAGCGCGCTGCGGGAGTATTGCGGCTGGTAGGTGAAGGTGGGCTCGAAGGGGAAGGTCGAGGCCGGCGAGGTGGAGATGGGCGCCTCGTAGTCTTCGGTGGAGAGGAGCGATTCACCGTCGGGCGTGTAACGCATGCTGGTGGCGGAAGAGCCGCGGATCTGGCGTTGCAGGCCGGACGAGGTGAAGCGGAAGAAGTGCACGTCGCCGTCGCCGGTGTGGGCGAAGAACTCCGGCTTGGACGGGTGAAAAGCGAAGCCGCTGTAGTTGAAGACGCTCTTGCCGGCGCCGTCGAAGGTGGCGAGCACCTCGCCGGTGGCGGTGTCGATGCGTTGGAGCGTGTAGGGTTGGTCGTAGCTCGCGCGGGTTTTCACGAAGGTGATGGGCGC
This portion of the Actomonas aquatica genome encodes:
- a CDS encoding caspase family protein is translated as MTPYPRQDRPAVSTTAGLPRFARCLRLSFLVGCCISLTAAATATAAELPFGHWTDGSHAVDTGPAAELLPVSDQDSLILHDRQTLEPRFILRDGSAPVMFAPDGQSLLTQGNRLQRVDLTTGAATTLGPKDFYAQFFYQPQRDQLLSIVGAPNLWLPTSLQIRRLDLATAAADAPAAVTVLDEIKPIGLTAIAFIAALPARQPDHALLVLRDLAETGDPYDPRRFGDFHFVDLDLNTGHTTPVSSLTPPDDRFELSADILHWTSADRTLLHAASYPYEAYHLIDPYAGKITRSLAVPNVTWDTSDPRHVVATRRVEENGSTQHFRDYLEPGTLKTIRNVPIADASDYPEFPYLANLPSPRELLTPWDAPITFVKTRASYDQPYTLQRIDTATGEVLATFDGAGKSVFNYSGFAFHPSKPEFFAHTGDGDVHFFRFTSSGLQRQIRGSSATSMRYTPDGESLLSTEDYEAPISTSPASTFPFEPTFTYQPQYSRSALPEYEKNLTLSPSHTWLIRQTSTLATLYRFGAAEIAADLPSSPRDQPVTYAFSPDESQLLRLEIEEDTDYDTGEVFSPASLSLLSLERYLTDGYDPDSATLNLPHGQVRFLQWSPDGRILLLDLTSADLLVYSAADLSAPPQPLPLSGLEPTDLTGPSLAVIPDVAPDRVALLIPHGLALLHLTADDAHAQIVATPNPVHTVHQLGDGRHLVAKLANGTLAFIDLSATASSPRIAGFLEFYNDGADYLFRTPGGLFDATPALQADGVMLRGFVPVRLTQIMGQAYTPDLFTRLFAGLPVDDTPLADVILPPTVTLSGRITAANALRAQLQLRADSKVEDIAELRLFQNDKLVATVPPSYARGANQDIELDLDLVPANTFRLVAVTTSGLESLPSEVTLHPPEAALRRAAAAERPAQLHLLVIGVNEYRNPEYNLNFAEADAAGILRQLTAANRDLFAEIKSTHLVSTEATHDGILAAFSRIQADARPQDAFIFYFAGHGVMAKEDRQFYLVPHDVTRIYGASQSLSANGISADTLRQLSASIAARKQLFILDACNSGGALETFAQRGASQEKALAQLARATGTHWITAASADQFATEFADLGHGAFTHTLLEALNGRADTGDKRVTVNELKAFLESELPAVSQRHKGAPQYPSSYGYGQDFPIALLP